A stretch of the Oceanicola sp. D3 genome encodes the following:
- a CDS encoding hemerythrin domain-containing protein: MPDIYDAIKADHDRHRTLLNTLADTSGDSEARRAAWQEFYHDVKAHAAAEEETFYSKLITQTWGQEHARHSVHEHQELDDIMEELNEMDMSSPGWITRFKTLKHDYEHHIDEEENEIFERAREVIPESEIKGYGERFEARKEKEAGLIEEKKEDALEE, from the coding sequence ATGCCAGACATCTACGACGCCATCAAAGCCGACCATGACCGCCACCGCACCCTGCTCAACACCCTCGCCGACACCTCGGGCGACAGCGAAGCTCGCCGCGCCGCGTGGCAGGAGTTTTATCACGACGTTAAGGCCCATGCCGCCGCCGAAGAAGAAACCTTCTACTCCAAGCTGATCACCCAGACCTGGGGCCAAGAGCACGCCCGCCATTCCGTGCACGAGCATCAGGAGCTCGACGACATCATGGAAGAACTCAACGAAATGGATATGTCCTCCCCCGGCTGGATCACCCGCTTCAAAACCCTGAAGCACGACTACGAGCACCACATCGACGAGGAAGAAAACGAGATCTTTGAGCGCGCCCGAGAGGTGATCCCCGAAAGCGAGATCAAGGGCTATGGCGAGCGTTTCGAGGCCCGAAAGGAAAAGGAAGCCGGGTTGATCGAAGAGAAAAAGGAAGACGCGCTGGAGGAATAG
- a CDS encoding response regulator, protein MTDDISQFSIAPQKPTRERPLLGATVLVVEDSRFASEAVRLLCLRSGARIRRADTLASAHRHLKVYRPTAVIVDLGLPDGSGLELIRDLHQSDTRVPVLLATSGDPVSEDIAMEAGADGFIQKPITSLAAFQQAILARLPEEEQPMGPRAVSADVISPDPLALRDDLAHVADVLSTGEDDPGMLDYVAQFLGSVAQCASDAPLAEAAAGLADARAAGEGGGSEAAAISKLVAHRLEGTVAL, encoded by the coding sequence ATGACAGATGATATCTCGCAATTCTCGATCGCTCCGCAAAAGCCCACCCGCGAGCGGCCCTTGCTTGGCGCCACCGTGCTGGTTGTGGAAGACAGCCGCTTTGCCTCCGAGGCGGTGCGCCTGCTGTGTCTGCGCTCCGGCGCCCGGATCCGGCGGGCCGATACGCTGGCCTCTGCCCACAGGCACCTGAAGGTCTATCGGCCAACGGCGGTGATCGTCGATCTCGGCCTGCCCGATGGCTCGGGGCTGGAGCTCATCCGCGATCTGCACCAGTCCGACACCCGCGTGCCGGTGCTCCTCGCCACCTCGGGCGACCCGGTGAGCGAAGATATTGCCATGGAGGCCGGGGCAGATGGCTTTATCCAGAAGCCCATCACCAGCCTTGCCGCCTTCCAGCAAGCCATTCTCGCACGGCTCCCTGAAGAGGAGCAGCCGATGGGCCCACGTGCGGTTTCCGCCGATGTGATTTCGCCCGATCCACTGGCCCTGCGCGATGACCTCGCCCATGTGGCCGATGTGCTCTCCACCGGCGAAGATGATCCGGGGATGCTCGATTACGTCGCCCAGTTTCTTGGCTCCGTGGCCCAATGCGCCTCCGATGCGCCGCTGGCCGAGGCCGCAGCCGGGCTGGCAGATGCCCGCGCCGCCGGCGAGGGCGGCGGCAGCGAGGCGGCAGCCATTTCCAAGCTTGTCGCCCACCGGCTGGAGGGCACGGTCGCCTTGTAG
- a CDS encoding DUF1800 family protein: MSFSPEIAAIRFGYGLSPRLSPPESPAAMIAALNGPDDMAAAFPIASMAEQYERFQLLWELNQAKSAGDPTAQKKIMAWRREDRNAQSAMLAATFARAVEAPDALRERLTRFWADHFTVKGKGNARRQVQHFVQDAIRPNVTAPFAQMLRAAVTHPLMLLYLDQDDSVGPGSVFAVRQAKKGKPRGLNENLAREVLELHTLGVGGSYTQRDVREFAELLAGLRVDMRRGMAFRPNRGEPGAEEVLGERYGAKRPKLEDVHAALDDIATHPDTAAHIARKLAVHFVSDTPPEGLVEALRVRFIETGGDLGAVTAAMLEHPDAWGPLAKTKQPFDFLASAVRALGVEGRQVAGLNPKRVRDYLVRPMQLMGQPWENPNGPDGWAEDGAHWLTPQGLAVRINWAMSVRKVEGLALPDPRAFVKTALGSQASARLEFAAKAAEREAEGVGIILASPDFQRR, translated from the coding sequence TTGAGTTTCAGCCCGGAGATTGCCGCGATCCGCTTTGGCTACGGGCTGTCGCCGCGCCTCAGCCCGCCTGAGAGCCCGGCGGCGATGATTGCGGCCCTAAACGGCCCTGACGACATGGCGGCGGCCTTTCCGATTGCCTCGATGGCCGAGCAATACGAGCGCTTTCAGCTGTTGTGGGAGCTGAATCAGGCAAAGAGTGCGGGCGACCCGACGGCGCAGAAAAAGATCATGGCATGGCGCCGTGAGGACCGGAACGCGCAGTCGGCGATGCTTGCGGCGACCTTTGCGCGGGCGGTGGAGGCCCCGGATGCGCTGCGCGAGCGGCTGACGCGGTTTTGGGCCGATCATTTTACCGTAAAGGGCAAGGGGAATGCGCGGCGCCAGGTGCAGCATTTCGTGCAGGATGCGATCCGCCCCAACGTGACGGCGCCCTTTGCGCAGATGCTGCGGGCCGCTGTGACCCATCCGTTGATGCTGCTCTACCTCGATCAGGACGATTCTGTTGGCCCCGGATCGGTTTTTGCGGTCCGTCAGGCGAAGAAGGGCAAGCCGCGCGGGCTGAACGAAAACCTCGCGCGGGAAGTGCTGGAATTGCACACGCTGGGCGTGGGCGGCAGCTACACGCAGCGCGATGTGCGGGAGTTTGCGGAGTTGCTGGCCGGGCTGCGGGTGGATATGCGCCGGGGCATGGCCTTTCGGCCCAATCGCGGCGAGCCGGGCGCGGAGGAGGTGCTGGGCGAGCGCTATGGGGCCAAGCGGCCCAAGCTGGAGGATGTGCACGCGGCGCTGGACGACATTGCCACGCACCCCGATACGGCGGCGCATATCGCGCGCAAACTGGCGGTGCATTTCGTTTCTGACACGCCGCCGGAGGGGCTGGTGGAGGCGCTGCGGGTGCGCTTCATCGAGACCGGGGGTGATTTGGGCGCGGTGACGGCGGCGATGCTGGAGCACCCCGATGCCTGGGGGCCGCTGGCCAAGACCAAGCAACCTTTCGACTTTTTGGCCTCGGCGGTGCGGGCGCTGGGCGTGGAGGGGCGGCAGGTGGCGGGGCTCAACCCCAAGAGAGTGCGCGACTATCTCGTTCGCCCGATGCAGCTGATGGGCCAGCCTTGGGAAAACCCAAACGGGCCGGATGGCTGGGCGGAGGATGGTGCGCATTGGCTGACGCCACAGGGGCTGGCGGTGCGGATCAACTGGGCGATGTCTGTGCGGAAGGTGGAGGGGCTGGCGCTGCCTGACCCGCGCGCGTTTGTGAAAACGGCGCTGGGCAGCCAAGCCAGTGCGCGGCTGGAGTTTGCTGCCAAGGCGGCGGAGCGGGAAGCCGAGGGGGTGGGGATTATCCTTGCCTCACCGGACTTTCAACGGAGGTGA
- the aspS gene encoding aspartate--tRNA ligase encodes MHAYRSHTCAELTKQNVGDTVRLAGWVHRVRDHGGVLFIDLRDHYGVTQVIADGDSPVFAELEKVRSEWCIRIDGSVKARDESLVNPKLPTGEIEVYIRDLEVLGSAGELPLQVFGDQEYPEETRLKYRYLDLRREAMQENMVLRSDVVASVRKRMWDKGFREYQTPIITASSPEGARDFLVPSRLHPGKFYALPQAPQLFKQLIMVSGFDKYFQIAPCFRDEDPRADRSPTDFYQLDLEMSFVEQQDVFDTVSPVIAGVFEEFGGGRKVDAPESWPQIPYKEAALKYGTDKPDLRNPIEMQVVSEHFRGSGFAIFAKLLEQDGTEIRAIPAPGGGSRKFCDRMNAFAQKEGLPGMGYIFWRDQGEGMEAAGPLAKNIGPERTEAIREQLGLGVGDAAFFLGGKPKQFEGVAGKARTVIGDELGLTEKDRFAFAWIVDFPIYEKDAESGEIDFEHNPFSMPQGGMEALEGDPLAVKGYQYDLACNGYELVSGAIRNHKPEVMLKAFEIAGYGEEEVKARFGGLYTAFGYGAPPHGGCAAGIDRIVMLLADEENLREVVMFPMNQRAEDLMMDAPSEPTNEQLRELGLRVVKEE; translated from the coding sequence ATGCATGCCTACCGCAGCCATACCTGCGCCGAGCTCACCAAGCAGAACGTGGGCGACACCGTGCGTCTTGCCGGCTGGGTGCATCGGGTGCGAGATCACGGCGGGGTGCTTTTTATCGACCTGCGTGACCATTACGGCGTGACCCAGGTGATTGCCGATGGCGACAGCCCGGTGTTTGCCGAGTTGGAAAAGGTGCGCTCCGAGTGGTGCATCCGGATTGATGGCAGCGTGAAGGCGCGCGACGAAAGCCTTGTGAACCCCAAGCTGCCGACCGGCGAGATCGAGGTGTATATCCGCGATCTGGAGGTGCTGGGCTCGGCGGGCGAGCTGCCTCTGCAGGTGTTCGGTGATCAGGAATACCCCGAGGAGACGCGGCTGAAGTATCGCTACCTCGACCTGCGCCGGGAAGCGATGCAGGAGAATATGGTGCTGCGCTCAGACGTGGTGGCGAGCGTGCGCAAGCGGATGTGGGACAAGGGCTTTCGGGAATACCAGACGCCGATTATCACCGCGTCTTCGCCCGAGGGTGCGCGAGACTTTCTGGTGCCGTCGCGGCTGCATCCCGGCAAGTTTTATGCGCTGCCGCAGGCGCCGCAGCTTTTCAAGCAGCTGATCATGGTCAGCGGCTTTGACAAGTATTTCCAGATCGCACCCTGCTTCCGCGATGAAGACCCGCGTGCTGACCGCTCGCCGACCGACTTCTACCAGCTTGACCTCGAAATGAGCTTTGTTGAGCAGCAGGATGTGTTTGACACCGTTTCGCCGGTGATTGCCGGGGTGTTCGAGGAGTTCGGCGGGGGCCGGAAGGTGGATGCGCCGGAGAGCTGGCCGCAGATTCCTTACAAGGAAGCCGCGTTGAAGTATGGCACCGACAAGCCGGACCTGCGCAACCCGATCGAGATGCAGGTGGTGAGCGAGCACTTCCGTGGCTCGGGCTTTGCGATCTTTGCCAAGCTGCTGGAGCAGGACGGCACCGAGATTCGCGCGATCCCGGCACCGGGGGGCGGCAGCCGGAAGTTTTGCGACCGGATGAACGCCTTTGCGCAGAAGGAAGGGCTGCCCGGGATGGGCTATATCTTCTGGCGCGATCAGGGCGAGGGCATGGAAGCCGCCGGCCCCCTGGCCAAGAACATCGGCCCCGAGCGCACCGAGGCGATCCGTGAGCAGCTGGGCCTTGGCGTGGGTGATGCGGCCTTCTTCCTCGGCGGCAAGCCCAAGCAGTTTGAGGGCGTGGCGGGCAAGGCGCGCACCGTGATTGGCGATGAGCTGGGGCTGACCGAGAAGGACCGGTTTGCCTTTGCATGGATCGTGGATTTCCCGATCTACGAGAAGGATGCCGAGAGCGGCGAGATCGACTTTGAGCACAACCCCTTCTCCATGCCGCAGGGCGGGATGGAGGCGCTGGAGGGTGATCCGCTTGCCGTTAAGGGCTATCAGTATGACCTTGCCTGCAACGGTTATGAGCTGGTTTCCGGCGCGATCCGGAACCACAAGCCGGAGGTGATGCTGAAGGCCTTCGAGATCGCTGGCTATGGTGAGGAAGAGGTGAAGGCGCGGTTTGGCGGGCTGTATACCGCCTTTGGTTACGGCGCCCCGCCCCACGGCGGCTGCGCGGCGGGCATCGACCGGATCGTGATGCTGCTGGCCGACGAGGAGAACCTGCGCGAGGTTGTCATGTTCCCGATGAACCAACGCGCGGAAGACCTGATGATGGACGCGCCGAGCGAGCCGACCAACGAGCAGCTGCGCGAGTTGGGGCTGCGGGTGGTCAAGGAGGAGTGA
- a CDS encoding TetR/AcrR family transcriptional regulator, giving the protein MRPADKPPHHRYILHMTRAAPYDREKALDAALTLFWRKGFHATSLKDLEAALAMKPGSIYAAFTSKEALFRETLRRYKARSEATLAARAEAAASPLEALAAHARTTGRPKSERPGGCLLTKTVLELAEDPSEAGEDARRYLLDVQDLFFELFEQARTCGELPAGADSRRLARRFQSNMFGLAVETLRGSTAEDLAALADDMAEEVLRLRQRQ; this is encoded by the coding sequence GTGAGGCCGGCAGACAAGCCGCCCCACCACCGCTATATTCTGCACATGACCCGCGCCGCGCCCTACGACCGTGAAAAAGCCCTCGATGCCGCCCTGACTTTGTTCTGGCGCAAGGGCTTCCACGCGACCTCGCTGAAAGATCTGGAAGCCGCACTGGCCATGAAGCCCGGCTCGATCTACGCGGCCTTCACCAGCAAAGAAGCGCTCTTTCGCGAAACGCTCCGGCGCTACAAGGCGCGCAGCGAGGCCACCCTCGCCGCCCGCGCCGAGGCCGCCGCCTCCCCGTTGGAGGCACTCGCCGCCCACGCCCGCACCACCGGACGGCCCAAAAGTGAGCGCCCGGGCGGCTGTTTGCTAACCAAAACCGTGCTTGAACTGGCCGAAGACCCCTCAGAAGCCGGAGAAGACGCGCGCCGCTACCTGCTCGACGTGCAAGATCTCTTCTTCGAGCTTTTCGAGCAGGCCCGCACCTGCGGAGAACTGCCCGCCGGGGCCGACAGCCGCAGGCTTGCGCGCCGCTTTCAGTCCAACATGTTCGGGCTGGCGGTCGAAACCCTGCGCGGCTCCACGGCAGAAGACCTCGCCGCGCTGGCCGATGACATGGCAGAAGAGGTGCTGCGGCTCAGGCAGCGGCAATAA
- a CDS encoding chloramphenicol phosphotransferase CPT family protein: MVPGRVILIHGASSAGKSTLARAVREALPAPFVHLTVDQLIDSGALPGGADWREVRARVFDGWHRAVAAMGAAGVDVVWDHIIETPEWHEALRDLLAARDVFFVGLHCDLAELARREAARGNRAPGDAARDAATVHVGKRYDLELRSEDGVAVNVARVVEAWRGRRGASAFFG; encoded by the coding sequence GTGGTGCCGGGACGGGTGATCCTGATCCATGGCGCCTCCAGCGCGGGCAAGTCGACATTGGCGCGGGCGGTGCGAGAGGCATTGCCCGCGCCTTTTGTTCATCTGACCGTCGATCAACTCATCGACAGCGGGGCGCTGCCCGGCGGCGCGGACTGGCGCGAAGTTCGGGCGCGGGTGTTTGACGGATGGCACCGGGCTGTGGCCGCTATGGGTGCGGCGGGTGTGGACGTGGTTTGGGACCATATCATCGAGACGCCTGAGTGGCATGAGGCGCTGCGTGACTTGCTGGCGGCGCGGGATGTGTTTTTTGTCGGCCTGCATTGCGACTTGGCCGAGTTGGCGCGCCGGGAAGCGGCGCGGGGCAACAGGGCACCGGGCGATGCTGCGCGGGATGCGGCCACGGTGCATGTGGGCAAGCGATACGACCTTGAATTGCGCAGCGAGGACGGGGTGGCGGTGAACGTGGCCCGGGTGGTGGAGGCATGGCGCGGACGGCGCGGGGCTTCGGCCTTCTTCGGGTGA
- a CDS encoding DUF1501 domain-containing protein: MSRLLLTRRNFLATAGCSAAASPLLTSMAFAAAPWENRLVVLVLRGAMDGLDVVRPVGDAHFAGARPSLAAGDGLPLDGFFTLHPALAPLHPLWEAGELGFAHAVSTPYRDKRSHFDGQDLLEAGTGFDVATGAARDGWLNRMLQAVPGVEADTAYAIGREDLLLLSGAAPAANWSPGTRLELSPQARRLIEMVYEEHPTYRAAVLEALALSEDIAAAEAAGDDDDGGEMAAMMEATGAKGAHMQMAEFAVQRLRADTRIAAFSLGGWDTHHAQARNLPKALEQLSDVISLMRAGLGPLWGKTGIIAMTEFGRTVRENGTGGTDHGTGGLMLMAGGAMKGGKVYGRWPGLAEADLYARRDLMPTEDVRAYAARAMQGLFGMPDDVLSGQVFPGLDFSGAPGIVL, translated from the coding sequence ATGAGCAGGCTGCTGCTGACACGGCGCAACTTTTTGGCCACTGCGGGCTGCTCGGCGGCGGCCTCGCCGCTGCTGACCTCGATGGCCTTCGCCGCCGCCCCTTGGGAAAACCGGCTGGTGGTGCTGGTGCTGCGCGGCGCGATGGATGGGCTTGATGTGGTGCGCCCGGTGGGTGATGCGCATTTTGCCGGCGCGCGGCCCAGCTTGGCGGCGGGCGATGGGCTGCCGCTTGACGGGTTTTTCACCCTGCATCCGGCGCTCGCCCCGTTGCATCCGCTGTGGGAGGCGGGCGAGCTGGGCTTTGCCCATGCCGTCTCGACCCCGTATCGCGACAAGCGCAGCCATTTTGACGGGCAGGATTTGCTGGAGGCGGGCACTGGCTTTGACGTGGCCACCGGGGCTGCGCGTGACGGCTGGCTGAACCGCATGCTGCAGGCGGTGCCGGGCGTTGAGGCGGACACGGCCTATGCCATTGGGCGCGAAGATCTGCTGTTGCTCTCGGGCGCGGCCCCCGCTGCCAACTGGTCGCCCGGCACCCGGCTGGAGCTTTCGCCGCAGGCGCGGCGGTTGATCGAGATGGTCTATGAAGAGCACCCGACCTATCGCGCCGCGGTGCTGGAGGCGTTGGCCCTGTCAGAAGATATCGCCGCGGCGGAAGCTGCGGGCGACGATGACGACGGCGGCGAAATGGCGGCCATGATGGAGGCCACTGGCGCGAAGGGCGCGCATATGCAGATGGCCGAGTTTGCGGTGCAGCGCCTGCGGGCGGACACCCGGATTGCCGCTTTCTCGCTGGGCGGATGGGACACGCATCATGCGCAGGCCCGCAACCTGCCAAAGGCGCTTGAGCAACTCTCGGATGTGATTTCGCTGATGCGTGCAGGGCTCGGGCCGCTCTGGGGCAAGACCGGCATCATCGCGATGACGGAGTTTGGCCGCACCGTGCGTGAGAATGGCACAGGCGGCACCGACCATGGCACCGGCGGGCTGATGCTGATGGCGGGCGGGGCGATGAAGGGTGGCAAGGTTTATGGCCGCTGGCCCGGGTTGGCGGAGGCAGATCTGTATGCCCGCCGGGATCTGATGCCCACTGAAGACGTGCGCGCCTATGCGGCGCGGGCGATGCAGGGCCTCTTCGGGATGCCGGATGATGTGCTTTCAGGGCAGGTCTTTCCGGGGCTCGATTTCAGCGGTGCGCCGGGTATCGTGCTTTGA
- a CDS encoding cyclopropane-fatty-acyl-phospholipid synthase family protein, translating into MWKTMIDRLLRGMIVDGRLTLHWPDGSTSRYGPGGKIEVEGRLTDESILRDIALRPRLGIGEGYMDGRLTLVDDDCYSFLALMVRNLHRGNMPRWFRAAEALRSATPALATRNGLARSSRNVQHHYDISDELYARMLGEDMQYSCAYFARPGLSLDEAQAAKKAHIAGKLLLEPGMHVLDIGCGWGGMALTLARDYGARVTGVTLSQNQLATAQARAEKAGLAEQVEFRLIDYRKLDEKFDRVVSIGMLEHVGLPQLPTYFNRLHDLLAPDGVALIHTIGNLAKPHATSPWLAKYIFPGGYIPAQSELSPAIENARLATTDLEVWRGHYGPTLHAWRDRFESSLDWVRRHYDERFIRMWRFYLCGCEAAFVEGPQAVFHYQLARDQHAVPVTRNYLYRQDAAQMLHAAQ; encoded by the coding sequence ATGTGGAAAACGATGATCGACAGGCTCCTGCGGGGCATGATCGTGGATGGCCGGCTAACCTTGCACTGGCCCGACGGCAGCACCAGCCGCTACGGGCCGGGCGGAAAGATCGAAGTCGAGGGGCGGCTGACCGACGAAAGCATCCTGCGTGACATCGCGCTCAGGCCCCGGCTGGGCATCGGCGAAGGCTACATGGACGGCCGCCTGACCCTCGTGGATGACGACTGCTACAGCTTTCTCGCCCTGATGGTGCGCAACCTGCACCGGGGCAACATGCCGCGATGGTTCCGCGCCGCCGAAGCGCTGCGCAGCGCCACCCCGGCGCTGGCCACCCGCAACGGCCTCGCCCGCTCCAGCCGCAACGTGCAACACCACTACGATATATCAGATGAGCTCTACGCCCGGATGCTGGGCGAAGACATGCAATATTCCTGCGCCTATTTCGCCCGCCCCGGCCTGTCGTTGGACGAGGCCCAGGCCGCCAAAAAGGCCCACATCGCGGGCAAGCTGCTGCTCGAACCGGGCATGCACGTGCTCGATATCGGCTGCGGCTGGGGCGGCATGGCGCTCACGCTGGCGCGGGACTACGGGGCAAGGGTTACGGGCGTCACCCTGTCACAGAATCAACTCGCCACCGCGCAGGCCCGCGCCGAAAAGGCCGGGCTGGCCGAGCAAGTCGAGTTTCGCCTGATCGACTATCGCAAGCTGGATGAGAAATTCGACAGGGTGGTCTCCATCGGCATGCTGGAGCATGTCGGCCTGCCGCAGCTCCCCACCTACTTCAACCGCCTGCACGATCTGCTCGCGCCGGACGGCGTGGCGCTGATCCACACCATCGGCAACCTCGCCAAACCCCACGCCACCTCCCCATGGCTGGCAAAATACATCTTCCCCGGTGGCTACATCCCCGCCCAGTCAGAGCTGTCCCCCGCCATCGAAAATGCCCGGCTGGCCACCACCGACCTTGAAGTCTGGCGCGGCCACTACGGCCCCACCCTCCACGCGTGGCGCGACCGCTTCGAATCCTCGCTCGACTGGGTGCGCAGGCATTACGACGAGCGTTTCATCCGCATGTGGCGCTTCTACCTCTGCGGCTGCGAGGCCGCCTTTGTCGAAGGCCCGCAAGCCGTGTTCCACTACCAACTGGCCCGCGATCAACACGCCGTGCCCGTCACCCGCAACTACCTCTACCGCCAAGACGCCGCGCAAATGCTCCACGCCGCGCAGTAA
- a CDS encoding carboxymuconolactone decarboxylase family protein produces the protein MTDFTLHDETTAPEESLPLIEKSKKAFGRLPGLHKVMAEAPALMEGYQVLHGLFQNNTSFDKDEITVVWQTINVEHACHYCVPAHTGIAKAMKVDDAISDALRDETPLPTERLEALRTFTLEMVRQRGEVSDAQVQTFLDAGYTRRQVLEIVLGIAQKVMSNYTNHLADTPVDAPMQQFAWEKKGAKAA, from the coding sequence ATGACCGATTTCACCCTGCACGATGAAACCACCGCCCCCGAAGAGAGCCTGCCGCTGATCGAAAAATCGAAGAAAGCCTTTGGCCGCCTGCCCGGGCTGCACAAGGTGATGGCCGAGGCCCCGGCGCTGATGGAAGGCTATCAGGTGCTGCATGGGCTGTTTCAAAACAACACCAGCTTCGACAAGGACGAGATCACCGTGGTCTGGCAGACGATCAACGTGGAGCATGCCTGCCACTACTGCGTGCCCGCGCACACCGGGATTGCCAAGGCGATGAAGGTGGATGACGCGATCAGCGACGCGCTGCGCGATGAAACCCCGCTGCCGACGGAGCGGCTGGAGGCGCTGCGGACCTTCACGCTTGAGATGGTGCGCCAGCGCGGCGAGGTGAGCGATGCGCAGGTGCAGACCTTCCTCGATGCAGGCTACACGAGGCGGCAGGTGCTGGAGATCGTGCTGGGCATCGCGCAGAAGGTGATGTCGAACTACACCAACCACCTTGCCGATACGCCGGTGGACGCACCGATGCAGCAGTTTGCATGGGAGAAGAAGGGCGCGAAGGCGGCCTGA
- a CDS encoding GNAT family N-acetyltransferase, which produces MGDAGPLGEELTGWVPPEPPAMAALEGRWARLERLSADTHAATLFRAFSGHDALWDYMPVGPFHSAAQYHRWAREAEAGLDPLHFAIQNRDTGQWGGTCALLRITPEAGSIELGYIALSPELQRTRAATEAFCLLIEWAFEAGYRRFEWKCNALNMPSRRAAERLGLSYEGVFRQAQVVKGRNRDTAWFAAIDKEWPALREAHRAWLRPENFDAAGRQMERLGDLTRLVRAASDPALQPG; this is translated from the coding sequence ATGGGGGACGCGGGGCCATTGGGCGAAGAGCTGACGGGCTGGGTGCCACCGGAGCCGCCCGCGATGGCTGCGCTGGAGGGGCGCTGGGCGAGGCTCGAACGTCTTAGCGCCGACACCCATGCCGCCACGCTCTTTCGTGCCTTCTCGGGCCATGATGCGCTCTGGGATTACATGCCGGTTGGCCCGTTTCACTCGGCGGCGCAGTATCACCGTTGGGCACGGGAGGCAGAGGCGGGCCTCGACCCGCTGCATTTTGCCATTCAGAACCGCGATACCGGGCAATGGGGCGGCACCTGCGCGTTGCTGCGGATTACGCCGGAGGCGGGCTCCATCGAACTGGGCTACATTGCGCTTTCGCCCGAGCTGCAACGCACCCGCGCGGCGACAGAGGCGTTTTGCCTGCTGATCGAATGGGCCTTCGAGGCGGGGTATCGGCGGTTTGAATGGAAGTGCAACGCGCTAAACATGCCCTCGCGCCGCGCCGCCGAGCGGCTGGGCCTGAGCTATGAGGGCGTTTTTCGGCAGGCGCAGGTGGTGAAGGGGCGCAACCGTGACACCGCGTGGTTTGCCGCGATCGACAAGGAATGGCCCGCTTTGCGGGAAGCTCACCGCGCATGGTTGCGGCCCGAGAATTTTGACGCGGCGGGCCGCCAGATGGAGCGGTTGGGTGACCTGACACGGCTCGTGCGCGCCGCCTCAGACCCGGCGCTCCAGCCCGGCTGA